Genomic window (Bacillus sp. (in: firmicutes)):
GACGAACTTTATGATTTAGTGGGTATTCTTGATAAAGGGGTAAGAATGTTCGATCGTGCGGAGATTCCAAAGACTGGTGCCTCTTTAGCTCTTCCAAGAAGAATTGCTCGCTCTACACGTAGACGGTTAGGTAGAAAGTGTGACCGTAAGCAGAAAATCCGTCAATTGATCATAAAGAATGGATTAATATCAAAGGAACAAATGGAAAAACTCTATCCACTTGAACATGGCAGTATTGATGTCTGGGATTTAAGATTAGATGGATTAGAACGGCTATTAAGTGGAAAAGAGTGGACAAGGCTACTCATCCACTTATCACAAAAGCGTGGCTACAAGTCCAATCGAAAATCAGAGGAAAATAATAAAGAAACCGGAGTGGTTTTAAACAGTATTAAAGAGAATGAGATGAGGCTAAATATATACCGTACCGTGGGTGAAATGTGGATGAAGGATGAAGTATTCGCCTCACATGATAAAAGGAGAAACTCTGATGATTCATACTTATTCTCTATTTCCCGTTTTCAACTTGAACAAGAAATTCGAACATTATTTTCGTGTCAAAGAGAATTTGGGTCCACAATTGCTTCGATTGAACTAGAAGAAGATTACTTAAAGATATGGAACCATCAGCTTCCCTTTGCATCCAGTGATGATATTATTAAAAAAGTAGGACATTGTTCAATTTTTCATGAAGAAAAACGGATACCAAAAGCAACTTATACATTCCAATACTTTTCTGCATTAGATGCCTTAAATCGTGTACGTGTTGGAACAGAATATCGTAAACTTACTATTGACGAAAGAGATGAGGTACTTACTAAATTATTTAACCGAAAAGATTATTTTAACAAGAAAAGCTTGCCTGATATAAAGTATTCTGATGTAAGAAAGATGATTTCATTGAGCACAGAGGAAAAATTTAAAGGCCTTATTTATGATCCTAACGCAACGCTCAACCAAAATGAAAATCAAACCTTTCTGAACTTGAAAGATTATTATACTATCCATCAATGCCTATCTTGTTATGGTAAACAGACTGGTGTATCGTTTACCTTCGATGATTATGACATAGTTGCTCATGCTCTTACCATTTATAAGACGGATAATGATATTAGGAATTATCTATTAAGCAATCGCTTCAAAAATAAATTTACTACTGAATTAATAGATAGTTTTTTACATTTATCGTTTTCTAAATTTGGCCATCTCTCCTCGAAGGCAATAAAAATCTTGCTTCCTGAAATGACCAAAGGACTAACCTTTAAAGAAGCAGCAGATGTATTGGAAGTAGATACAACAGGATTAACGAAGAAGACTAAACAAAAGCTTTTACCTCCGATTCCCGATGAAATGGCAAATCCTATAGTCAAAAGAGCTTTATCACAAGCGAGAAAAGTAGTAAATGAAGTTATTAGGAAATACGGTTCACCATTATCAATTCATATAGAGTTAGCACGTGAATTATCTAAAAACCATGAGGAAAGAAAGAAAATTACAAAAGGCTATGATGAGAATCGTAATAAAAATAAGGCCGCTATTGCTTTCCTTTTGGAAAACGGTATCAAGCAGCCTACTGGGTTTGATATTACAAGGTATAAGCTTTGGGAGGAACAAAATCAAACTTGTGCCTACTCTATAAATAAGATTCCAATAGATGTATTTGTTAAAGAGCTTCAGAAGGATCGCTCTAGTGCGCCTTCGTTAGATGTCGATCATATTATTCCATATAGTCAGTCCTACATGGATGGATATCAGAATAAAGTACTAGTTTATAGTGACGAGAACCATAAAAAAGGAAATCGGCTCCCATATGAATATTTATCCACTATCCCTGGTCGTTGGGAAGCATTTGAGGAGTTTGTTGCGGTAACTTACAATACTAAAAATAACCAATTCAAAAAGAAACGAGATCTTTTGTTGAAAAAGGAGATTTCTGAAGAGGCACTTTTCGATTTAAAAGACCGACATTTAAATGACACAAGATATATTACTCGTTACTTTAAGAATTTTATTGAGCAAAATTTGTTATTTAAATCATCTATGGACAACCGTAAGAAAAAAGTTATAGCCGTGTCCGGGCAAATTACATCCTATTTACGTAAATGGTGGGGACTTAATAAAGACCGTAATGCAACATTCCTTCACCATGCTATGGATGCAATAGTAGTAGCATGTGCAGACGACCAAATGATTAAACGAATCAGTGACTATAATAAACAGAAAGAGAATGGATATAAAAAATTCCTAACTCGTTTTCCAGAGCCTTGGTATGGCTTCCGTGACGACATTTATACTATTTTAACGGAGCAACCAATCCCAGAAGAGTTGCTGAAAAAGATTCAGTTTAATTTGGATAAAGATTATCTCCTTGTATCGCGAGCACCACGCTATTCAATCACAGGGGAAGCGCATGAAATGACAGTAAGAAAAAAAGTCGGAGTAGATAAAAATGGTAAAATACTAACAACCAAACGGATTCACTTGCGAGACATTAAGTTTGATGCTAATGGAGATTTTGAAATGGTCGGAAAAGATACAGACTTAGCGACTTATAACACGATTAAAAATCATTACTTATCATTCAACAAAAATGTAAATGTAGCTTTTTCCGATGAAAATCTTCCTTTTAAACCAGTCAAGGAAGGGAAGGATCCTACCAAGGCAAATAAAATTAAAAAGATAACAGTAATGGACACCGCAAAATCGTATGTCCGGGAGATTAATGGCGGTATAACAGGTAATGGTTCATTAGTTCGTGTTGATATTTTTAAACGAGAAGAAAAATATATCATGATTCCAATTTATGTAGCAGATACTGTACTATCTCAATTGCCAAATAAATATGTAAAATCTGGCAAAGGATTTGAACATTGGCCAGAGTTAGATAGTCTTTGTGAATTCCAATTTAGCCTGTATCCATATGATATACTGTGTGTTGAAAGGGAGGCTTCTGTTGAGTTACTGCATTTTGTATCTGCGGATATTTCTGGTAACAAATTAGAATGTAAATTAATAAATTCACCATCTGATAAAACTGAGCATCGCTTTTCCATAGGGACAGCCAAGAAACTAGTGAAAATGAAGAGTGGTATACTTGGAGAACTATATATTGTTAAACAAGAAAAGAGACAAAGCTTTAACAGGAAAGAAAAAATAAAAATGCTGAATGAAAATTTTAATTAAACAACATGGGGTGGTAAAGAAAGATTTTCTTTACTGCTCTTTTTTTATTTTTTGTATTAAATTGGTATTTTTGGTAATTAATATAACAATAGATATGGGGAGGGTGAATTTGTGAGTTGGCGACATATCATAATATCTAATAACGGTAGACTATCGGTGAAAAGAAACCAGTTAGTTATTCAACAAAATGAAATGTATACAGTTCCTTTGCAAGACATAGCTTCAATTCTAATCGAAGCGGAAGCAACCACTATTACAACAAGATTATTGAGTGAATGTGCAAATCAAAAAGTTTCTATCATTTCTTGTGATGAAAAAAAGCTGCCAAACGGAATTTGGCTTAGCTTTAATCAACATTCAAGGCAACTTGCGGTTCTTCAAATGCAATTAGCATTATCAAAACCTTTTAAAAAAAGGATTTGGCAAGCGGTGGTGCAACAAAAAATTACTAATCAAGCATTATGTCTTGAATTTGTGAAGAAGGAAGGAATGAAAGACCTTAGGTCTATTGCAAAAACAGTAGAGTCGGGGGATAAAACTAATCGGGAGGCATACGCTGCGAAAAAATACTTTGAATATCTATTTGAAAAGGGGTTTACCCGCAGAGCTGACGACCCTATAAATAGGATGCTTAACTATGGTTATGCAATTATGAGGGGGGCAGTTGCCCGTGTGTTATCTGTTTATGGTTTTAATATGTGCCTCGGATTATTTCATGATAATCAATTAAATGCCTTTAATTTAGCTGATGATTTAATGGAGGTTTACAGACCGATGGTAGATTTGTATGTAAGTTATAATGTAACAGAATGTTGGGATATAAAAGTAAGAACGGGGTTAGTAAATCTGCTAAATCATGAAGTGTTAATCGCTGGGGAGCGATGTTCCATTACAACTTCCATAGATAGTATGGTCAAGAGTTTAGTTACTTCATTTCGGGAAAATGATTTAAAATATATGAAGCTACCAGAACTTTTGCCGTTAAAATTTTATCTCAATGAGTAAATGGATGAGAACAATTATTTTCTTTGATTTACCGGTGAAGACGAAATTACAACGGAAAAGTTATACTCAATTTAGGAACTTTCTTCTAGATGAGGGGTTTATGATGATGCAATATTCAGTATATTCTAGAATCTGTAATAATCATGAATCTGCAGAAAGATTAGTGGCTCGAATATCAAAAAATCTCCCGCAAACTGGCTCTATCCGCTCTCTAATTATAACTGAAAAACAATATGAGAGAATGACAATACTTTTAGGACAAAAGCTCCCTAATGAAATAAAGATTACAACTAATCAATTATCATTGTTTTGAATAAATTGTATCTTTTTTGGAGATTATAATTTAATTTGTATAATTTCTAAATTACTTGGAGAAACTAATTATATCAAGGGTTATTTTTTAGAAAAGTAAATAAATCAATAAAATATATCTGTTAATAACTTAGTTTTTTTACACAAAAAAGCCATTAATCCCTTGAGATTAAAGGCTTTTTTGCATACGTATCATAGCTCAGCAATGGCAGTTATGGAACTATGACACGAACACCCACAAAAAGGGTGTTTTGCCTTATCATAGCTCAGCAATGGCAGTTATGGAACTATGACTTATTTTGAAATGCCAACCAATGTAGTTGATCATAGCTCAGCAATGGCAGTTATGGAACTATGACGGGTTATGATGAGAATATGGTCGATGTTTTATCATAGCTCAGCAATGGCAGTTATGGAACTATGACTAGGTTATACGCTTACTGGTGACACAAGCGATCATAGCTCAGCAATGGCAGTTATGGAACTATGACAATATTTACAGAGATAAAATAATTAAAAGTATCATAGCTCAGCAATGGCAGTTATGGAACTATGACGTATTTTTCATTCACTAGCATTTTGTCAATATCATAGCTCAGCAATGGCAGTTATGGAACTATGACTTGAAAACGTAATGGAAGTTAAAGAAATTAATCATAGCTCAGCAATGGCAGTTATGGAACTATGACGACATTTGGTACGGCAAAAGGATTCTTAGAATCATAGCTCAGCAATGGCAGTTATGGAACTATGACGAATTATTCTGTCGATGCAAAAGGAAATGTATCATAGCTCAGCAATGGCAGTTATGGAACTATGACTCATTGTGAACTTACGGAAGAAAACAAAGCATCATAGCTCAGCAATGGCAGTTATGGAACTATGACATAAAATAATGAAGCTGTTTGTAGTAAATTATCATAGCTCAGCAATGGCAGTTATGGAACTATGACTGCTGAAACGGTCATGAAACATTATGTCAAATCATAGCTCAGCAATGGCAGTTATGGAACTATGACGGCTAATGTCATAATGTTAGACGCAAATCTATCATAGCTCAGCAATGGCAGTTATGGAACTATGACTTGTTCCGTGTTGCCTATCTAATTTTAAAAATCATAGCTCAGCAATGGCAGTTATGGAACTATGACTGGTATAGATGTGAACAGTAGTTATGCCAGATCATAGCTCAGCAATGGCAGTTATGGAACTATGACGTTAGGGGTAGTAGATGTAAATCATATTTTATCATAGCTCAGCAATGGCAGTTATGGAACTATGACGATTATTATGACTTATATAGCGTTTATTTTATCATAGCTCAGCAATGGCAGTTATGGAACTATGACCAAAACCCTTACTCTACGATTACAAGCGTAATCATAGCTCAGCAATGGCAGTTATGGAACTATGACTGCCCAATGATTGTACATCTAATATTCATCATCATAGCTCAGCAATGGCAGTTATGGAACTATGACTCATTCCCGCGGGAGAACGACCGAATAATTATCATAGCTCAGCAATGGCAGTTATGGAACTATGACTAGGTAGAACTCATGGAACGGTATTAACAAATCATAGCTCAGCAATGGCAGTTATGGAACTATGACAGATTATATTCATTAAATCTACTTTTTTAATATCATAGCTCAGCAATGGCAGTTATGGAACTATGACGAAACATTAGAAGAACAACTAGCGAAAGCTATCATAGCTCAGCAATGGCAGTTATGGAACTATGACTAATATTAAGGTCTTAAACTAAACCATACAATCATAGCTCAGCAATGGCAGTTATGGAACTATGACCACCTACACAGACAAATAGCAAACATTCTGTGATAAAATAATAGTAGCAAGTTGTATGTATTATAGAGAATTGGAGGGAATTAAAATGAATTGGCATGATGTTCAGGAAAAATATCCTGATCAATGGGTTGTTGTTGAAGCGTTAAAGGCATTTTCAGATGAAAAAAAAAGAACGATTGAAACAGTTTCGGTTATTGAAAACACATCTGACCAAGATTATGCATGGAAAGTATACAAAGAGC
Coding sequences:
- the cas9 gene encoding type II CRISPR RNA-guided endonuclease Cas9 (Cas9, originally named Csn1, is the large, multifunctional signature protein of type II CRISPR/Cas systems. It is well known even to general audiences because its RNA-guided endonuclease activity has made it a popular tool for custom editing of eukaryotic genomes.), with product MNNMDYRLGLDIGTSSIGWGLVEMKWDEDDELYDLVGILDKGVRMFDRAEIPKTGASLALPRRIARSTRRRLGRKCDRKQKIRQLIIKNGLISKEQMEKLYPLEHGSIDVWDLRLDGLERLLSGKEWTRLLIHLSQKRGYKSNRKSEENNKETGVVLNSIKENEMRLNIYRTVGEMWMKDEVFASHDKRRNSDDSYLFSISRFQLEQEIRTLFSCQREFGSTIASIELEEDYLKIWNHQLPFASSDDIIKKVGHCSIFHEEKRIPKATYTFQYFSALDALNRVRVGTEYRKLTIDERDEVLTKLFNRKDYFNKKSLPDIKYSDVRKMISLSTEEKFKGLIYDPNATLNQNENQTFLNLKDYYTIHQCLSCYGKQTGVSFTFDDYDIVAHALTIYKTDNDIRNYLLSNRFKNKFTTELIDSFLHLSFSKFGHLSSKAIKILLPEMTKGLTFKEAADVLEVDTTGLTKKTKQKLLPPIPDEMANPIVKRALSQARKVVNEVIRKYGSPLSIHIELARELSKNHEERKKITKGYDENRNKNKAAIAFLLENGIKQPTGFDITRYKLWEEQNQTCAYSINKIPIDVFVKELQKDRSSAPSLDVDHIIPYSQSYMDGYQNKVLVYSDENHKKGNRLPYEYLSTIPGRWEAFEEFVAVTYNTKNNQFKKKRDLLLKKEISEEALFDLKDRHLNDTRYITRYFKNFIEQNLLFKSSMDNRKKKVIAVSGQITSYLRKWWGLNKDRNATFLHHAMDAIVVACADDQMIKRISDYNKQKENGYKKFLTRFPEPWYGFRDDIYTILTEQPIPEELLKKIQFNLDKDYLLVSRAPRYSITGEAHEMTVRKKVGVDKNGKILTTKRIHLRDIKFDANGDFEMVGKDTDLATYNTIKNHYLSFNKNVNVAFSDENLPFKPVKEGKDPTKANKIKKITVMDTAKSYVREINGGITGNGSLVRVDIFKREEKYIMIPIYVADTVLSQLPNKYVKSGKGFEHWPELDSLCEFQFSLYPYDILCVEREASVELLHFVSADISGNKLECKLINSPSDKTEHRFSIGTAKKLVKMKSGILGELYIVKQEKRQSFNRKEKIKMLNENFN
- the cas2 gene encoding CRISPR-associated endonuclease Cas2, with protein sequence MRTIIFFDLPVKTKLQRKSYTQFRNFLLDEGFMMMQYSVYSRICNNHESAERLVARISKNLPQTGSIRSLIITEKQYERMTILLGQKLPNEIKITTNQLSLF
- the cas1 gene encoding type II CRISPR-associated endonuclease Cas1 codes for the protein MSWRHIIISNNGRLSVKRNQLVIQQNEMYTVPLQDIASILIEAEATTITTRLLSECANQKVSIISCDEKKLPNGIWLSFNQHSRQLAVLQMQLALSKPFKKRIWQAVVQQKITNQALCLEFVKKEGMKDLRSIAKTVESGDKTNREAYAAKKYFEYLFEKGFTRRADDPINRMLNYGYAIMRGAVARVLSVYGFNMCLGLFHDNQLNAFNLADDLMEVYRPMVDLYVSYNVTECWDIKVRTGLVNLLNHEVLIAGERCSITTSIDSMVKSLVTSFRENDLKYMKLPELLPLKFYLNE